The segment GAAACCTCACACGCTTTTGGTACTGTGCTTTAGACCTTTAATTACGCAGTAACCCTGCATAGACTAAAACAGGGTTTGGCTCAGCTATTCAGGGTAAAATCCCGTAACGCGGGTCTATCAAGCATGCACAGAAACACACCTCAGACCGCACAAACAAGGAGCTAGGTATTATGGCCAATGATCCCCTGGTGATTGAGTACTACACCGACGTGCTTTGTGTGTGGGCCTGGATTGCCCAACGTCGGGTAGAAGAGGTACTTGTCGAGAATGGCGCAAACGTGTTGTTCCAGCATCGGTACCTCGATCTGTTTGGTGACACCCGCACCCGCATCGGTCAACAGTGGGAAAGCATGGGCCAGTACCAAGGTTTCTGCGATCATGTCTGCAAAGCCGCAGCGCCGTTTTCCTCGGCGCCTGTCAATCCTGAGTGCTGGAGTCGAGTACGTCCCCATACATCCACCAATGCACACCTGGCCATTAAAGCCGTCGAAGAAGTCGAGGGACAGCATGCAGCGATCGACTTTGCACTGACGCTGAGAAAAGCTTTTTTTATCGACGCCCAGGACATTGGCAACTTACGAATCGTGCTCGACCTGGCAGGCAGGCAGT is part of the Gammaproteobacteria bacterium genome and harbors:
- a CDS encoding DsbA family protein; this encodes MANDPLVIEYYTDVLCVWAWIAQRRVEEVLVENGANVLFQHRYLDLFGDTRTRIGQQWESMGQYQGFCDHVCKAAAPFSSAPVNPECWSRVRPHTSTNAHLAIKAVEEVEGQHAAIDFALTLRKAFFIDAQDIGNLRIVLDLAGRQFNLADVQESIANGTAIAALMADYQQAKLQGIKGSPSYVIDNGRQTLYGNIGYRVLYANINELLRHPSNEASWC